The window CGATTGAGAACGGTGCTTGGTCTGGTTGGAGGCTCGACGATTTTTGAGCTCCGACGACAGAGGATATCGAGGGTGCTTGTTCCGGCGACGGTGAGGCGGATGAGGTTGAGTTTGAGGCAGTAACGACGCGTTTCGCGTTGATGGCGCAGATTTCGCCACGTGGCGAGCGGGCCTCCTCAACCTAATGCTTCATCTGGGTCGCGCGAAAGATTGGACGGACGTGGTGGGCCGAGGGTCCTTTTGGTTTTTAATTCCAGCCCGTATTATTGTTTGGGCTTTTTgctgtttttgttgttttttggcTGTTGCCAATATCTGGGCCAGGCCCGTTTCTAATATAAttcaatttgggaaaaaaaaatctagtacATCGgttgtttatttgtataaaaaaattaacaaatcaaTATAACAAAGAAAACGTGTGTGCTAGCTTCGTGGTAGAATTGAATTTTGGATTCTTGTCCCAAACCAAGTGCTTAGGCCCTTTTTGAGATAGGAATGCCCCTTCTCTTCAACAGAAAGCAGTCGAAGACTTGAAGTCATACTGTTTTATCCACAAATTTGATCAGAGTACCTGCATCTCTTGGCTGCTCAGTGCTCACCGTGATACCTCAAATTGTGCTCTTTTCATAAGTTATGGACTGTGGGTTGAAAGTCCAAATGTTATGTGAgatatatagattttttggattttttgatgtcaatatatatagttaaatttttCGTACACTGCTATACCTGGCTAGGTACAGTTGTGCTTTTATAATTTTTCCTAATACGTAGAAGCAACAAAAACATTACGTACATTACTAAGATAAGTCCAATAAATGCATTAAGGTTGAAGTTCCCTAGATGAACaacaagaagagaaaaaacTCTTGTTACTTCTCTCCATGGGACTGATTGATCCAGATTCATCGTCTTCAACCTCAAGCATCATCGCAAGGCTCAGGTGCAGTTCCGCCCTGATATTCGGGTAAACCTCGTCATCGAAGCaatcttcattttcttcttccttaATCCGTTTGGACCATTTCTCCACTTCGTCTACACCTCCTAGTAGCCTCAGTATCTGACGAAACACTAGATATTAGTTCTCGATGATGACGAAGTTAGGTTTTCGtgcaaaggaaacaaaaattttacttGTCTAATACTAGGACGATGTGTG is drawn from Raphanus sativus cultivar WK10039 unplaced genomic scaffold, ASM80110v3 Scaffold4123, whole genome shotgun sequence and contains these coding sequences:
- the LOC130507169 gene encoding protein kinase STUNTED-like; translation: QLHKTLKRLTLGVQAKPLIETGNEKGLLDPDITDISDENQFQRMVLAAAHCLTRSATHRPSIRQILRLLGGVDEVEKWSKRIKEEENEDCFDDEVYPNIRAELHLSLAMMLEVEDDESGSISPMERSNKSFFSSCCSSRELQP